From the genome of Leptotrichia sp. HSP-342:
ATAAATAAAAATTTGGTATAATAACAGAGTATTGCGAAAATCATAAATTTTTAAAAATAAAACATTCTGGAGGAAAAATAATGAAATTGAAAAAATATGCAGTGATTGGAATAATGGCATTGCTAGTTATTGTAGGATGTGATAACAAGGGTAATGACAAAAATGATAAGGATAAAGTAAAAGTAACGAGTGTAAAAAGGGATATTTCAACAGAGGAAATTGCAAAATATAATGAATATTCAAAATTAAGCGATGTACCAAATTCTGAAGAATGGAATACATTTTTTATGGAGATAAAAAAAGAGGAATTTCTTAATGAAACTGGAAATATAAAAAATATTTCGGAAGTGCCGACATTTACTGAAAATTTGGATAGTTCAATTAACCTGATTGGTGAATATATAAAAGAAATTACTGATATAATGCAAAAAAGCCCAAAAATGGAAGCTATTGATAAAAATGCTGAAAATCTGATAAATTCATTGGTAGAGGAACAAAAGGTACTGACAGAAATTAACGATTATTTTGAAAAAGGTGATTATAAAGCTGATAAGCTGGCAAAAGTCGGAGAATTGAATGACAAGTATAAAGTTGTATTGCAAAATAGACAGGAAAATCACAAAATTTTTGCTAATTCATTACATGAAATTGCTCAAATAATCAATCAAAAAATAGAGAATCAATTACAAAAAGATGGTAAAACAGCAAAATTGAATATTTTAAAATTTGTAAATTCCGTAAATGAATTTGGAAAAACAGCATTTGGAAAAAATAATCTAAACTTTGATGAAAATGAAGTAAAAACATTAGAAGAAGCTAATAATAACGTTCAAAATGCATATAAAGCAGTATCTGAAATAACACTAGAAAATGCTAAAAAAGAAAATATAAGTGAGTCAGATTTCAAAAAAATAAAGGAAAGTTCAAAAACGCTATCAGAAAATATGCAAAAAATGGTAGCAGGCGTAAAAAATCAAAATATTCAGGATGTAGTAATGAGTGCAAGTAATATTTTGAGTTCAAAGACAGATTTAGAAAATGTGTTTAATGTTTTAATGGTACAAAGATAGAATTTGTACTAAACTCTATTTATAATAAAACTGTTATTAAATAAAATAAGCTAATATTTAAATGAAAAAAATTTGAATAACTATAAAAGAGGTGGGTAATAATCGCTCACCTTGTATTTTTTATTCTAATTTTTTAGTATTTAACCATAAATAAAATATATTGAAATATATAAAAGTTATATATTATAATTATTGACAAAATATCGAAAAAAATGTTATTATTATAATATATTTAGAAATTAATTTGTAAATTTTAGTATATAAATGAAAGCAGGAGGCGGTAGAAATGAAAAAAATAATGTTGCTTATGATTTTTGCATTAAGTGTATTAATGTGCAGTGTCCAGAAGGATGAAAAAGAAGAAAAAGCCAATGCTAACGGTATTCCTAAGAAAATAGTGATTGGGCTTGATGATTCATTTGTTCCGATGGGATTTAAAAATGAAAAAGGAGAGATTGTGGGGTTTGATATTGATTTGGCGAGAGCGGTTGCTCAAAAGTTGGGTGCTGAAGTTGAATTTAAGCCAATAAACTGGGATTCAAAGATACTAGATTTGAATGGTGGAAATATTGATTTAATTTGGAATGGACTTACTATAACAGAGGAAAGAAAAAAAGAAACTGAAATGTCAAAACCTTATTTTACAAGTCATCAGCTTATAGTGGTTAAGAAGGATTCAAGCATTAATGAAAAAGCTGATTTAACAGGAAAAAATGTTGGAAGCCAAACTGAAAGCAGTGGAGAAGAAGCTGTGAAAAAATCAGGTGAGGATAAAAAATTTAAAGAATTTAAAACTTATGCTCAATATGACCAGGCATTTATGGATCTTGATGCAGGGAGAGTTGATGCAATTGTAGCAGATGAAGTGTTGGCAAAATATACTAAAAAGACAAAAGAAACTCAGGCTAAGAAAGATCTTTATAAAATTTTAAGTGAGAACTATGGAGAAGAAGAATATGGAATTGCTGCTAAAAAAGGAAACACAAAATTAATTGAGGCTATAAATAAAGCTATCGAAGAATTGAAAACAGACGGGACTTATCAAAAAATTTATTCAAAGTGGTTTAAAGATTAATAATGAATCAATCATTATCAATATTTGTAGAATTGTTAAAAACATTACCTAATGTTGCAATATTGTATGTGTTTACAATCCTATTTTCCGTCCCGTTAGGAATTTTAGGAGCATTAGCATATACAGGGAAAAATAAGACAGTAAAATTTTTTATTTCAGTTTACACTTGGATATTTAGAGGAACTCCTTTAATGCTTCAGTTAATGGTGGTTTATTATGGAATACCGCTTATGAAAATTGGTAGATATAAAGTTGTGTTAGAGCCATATACGGCGGCAACTATTACTTTTATTATAAATTATGCAGCATATCTTGTGGAAATTATGAGAAGTGGAATAGAAAGTATTGATAAAGGACAGCATGAAGCTGCAAAAGTTCTTGGTTATAGTTACTGGCAAAAAATAATATATATTATTTTGCCACAGGCAATAAGAAGAGTACTGCCAACATTGGGAAATGAAGCAATTACACTTATAAAGGATACTTCATTAATCTATGTTCTCGCTGTAACCGAAGTTATGAAGCGTACAAAGGAATTAGCAAACATTTACTATAATATTACGCCATATATTTGTGCAATTATCATTTATCTTGTATTAAGTTTTGCAGTTGATAGATTGTTTAAAAATATTGAGAAAAGAAATAAAGTCAGAATTTAAGAAATTTTAAAATTAAAGTGGACTAGGAGATAAAGAGTGAAAAATGAAAAAATAGTAGAAGTAAAAAATTTGAAAAAACAATATGGCGATAATATAATTTTAAAAGATATTAATTTACATATTAATAGAGGAGAAGTTGTCTCATTAATAGGGCCTTCTGGAAGTGGAAAATCGACAATTTTACGTTGTATTGTAGATTTAGAGTCGATAACGTCAGGAGAGATTTTGATTGAGGGGAATAATCTGACAGATAAAAATGTAGATAAAAAAATTAAAAAGGAAATCCTGCTAAAAACAGGAATGGTTTTTCAAACTTTTAATTTATTTCCTCATCTATCAGTTAGAAATAATATAGTAAAGACTTTAAAACTAGTAAAAAAAATTGATACATCAGAAGCAGAAACTATTGCAAAAAAAATGCTAGATTTAGTGGGATTATCAGATAAGATGAACAGTTTTCCAAATGAACTTTCAGGAGGTCAGAAACAACGTGTAGCAATAGCAAGAGCATTAGCATTACAGCCAGACATATTACTTTTTGATGAGCCAACTTCAGCACTTGATCCAGAACTTGTAAAAGAGGTACTGGATATAATTAGAAAATTGAAAGAGCAAAAGATAACGATGCTAATTGTAAGTCATGAAATGAACTTTGTTCGTGAAATTTCAGATAGGGTAGTGGTTATGGAAAAAGGTAAAATACTGGAAACAGGGACTTCGCAACAAATTTTTGAAAATCCATCTTCTCAAAGAGTAAAGGAATTTTTAAATACAAATAGTTAATCTAGGTTAATTTAAGGGTATCATAAGCATACCCTTTTATAATCTTAATAAATTTTTTTTAAAAATTCTACTTTTTTACTTGTATATACAACATAAAAATGATATAATATAAAAAAGTATTTAAAACAGTTGACTTTTAAAGTAATAAATAATATAATCTTTTTAACTACGAAAAGTAAAAATAAGGCAAAATAAATTAAAAAGAGGTGAAATATGGACGGTTTTATTAAGATAAGGAATTTGGTAAAAGAATATAAACTTAATAATGGGCAAGAATTACTAGCTGTAAATGATGTAAGTCTTGACATTGAACAAGGGGATATATATGGAATTATGGGGCTTAGTGGAGCTGGTAAATCTACACTTATAAGACTTCTTAACAGGTTAGAAGAACCTACTTCTGGAGAAATTCTTGTAAGGCATGAAGTTATTGATAAAAAAAAGAAAAAAAGTCTTGGATATGAAAATAAGAATATTCTAAAATTTAATACAAGACTTTTGAGAGAATATAGAAAAAAAACTGGTATGATTTTTCAGCATTTCAATTTGCTAAATTCAAAAAATGTTGCTGATAACATAGCTTTTCCGTTGCAAATTTCAGGATGGAAAAAAAGAGATATTAAAAAAAGAGTGGATGAACTACTTGAAATTGTAGGACTTTCAGATAAAAAACTAAATTATCCCGAACAACTTTCAGGAGGACAGAAGCAACGTGTGGCGATAGCTAGGGCATTAGCAAACAATCCGCAATTACTGCTTTCAGATGAAGCAACATCAGCACTTGATCCAAGAACGACTAATTCTATTTTGGAACTGTTAAAGGATATAAATAAAAAATTTGGAATAACTATAATTTTGATTACTCATCAAATGGAAGTTATAAAGAAGATCTGTAATAAAGCTGCAATTATGTCAGATGGACAAATTATTGAAAAAGGTGAAACAAAAGAGATTTTCCTAAATCCAAAAACAGAACTTGCAAAAGAATTTGTACAAAATATTTCACACGAAGAATTTAGAACAGAAGAAGAGATAAAGAGCCGTGAAGAAAATAATGGAAAATTACGTCTAAGCCTTAAATATAACGAAGAACAGGTAAACGAGTCATATATTACAAAAATTATTCGTAAATATGATGTTGAAGTAAATATTCTAGGTGGATTTGTTGATAAAGTAGGCGATATTATCGTTGGAAATTTATTAATAGAAATTTCGGCAAATGAAGAGAAAGCAAAAGATATTATTGAATGGCTGAAAGAAAATAAAATAGATTCGGAGGTGGTATAATGAGAGTAAGATTTGACTGGGTTAAATTTTTACAATTTCAAAATATGGCTGAACCCCTTTGGGAAACAATTTATATGGTATTTATTTCGACAATTATAGCATTAATTATCGGACTGCCAATTGGAATTTTGCTTGTTACATCTGATGAAAAGGGTGTAAAGCCAAATAAAACAATTCATAAAATATTAGATATGATTATTGTAAATATTACAAGGTCAATACCATTTATAATTCTGATGGTTTTATTAATACCGCTTTCAAGAATACTTGTAAATAAATCTTATGGAAGTGTCGCATTTATTGTTCCTCTTTCGTTAGGATCTGCACCATTTGTAGCAAGGATTATAGAAGGAGCGTTAAAGGAAGTAGATGATGGGCTTATTGAAGCTTCAAAATCTATGGGAGCAACAGTTTCTGAAATTATTTTTAAAGTGATGATACCAGAAGCACTGCCTGCACTTGTTCATGGTTTGACGTTAACATTAATCAGCCTGATTGGGTATTCTGCGATGGCTGGGACAATCGGTGGTGGTGGACTTGGAAATGCTGCTGTAATTGACGGTTATCAAAGATCTAAGCCAGAAGTAATGTGGCAGGCTACAATTGTTATAATCGTACTTGTACAAATTATACAGTTTGTCGGTAACAGTATTGTAAAAGCTCTTATGAATAAGAGAAAAAGAACATAACATAATAAATTAAAATAATAATTTTGTAGATTATACAAAAAGGGAGATGATTATATGAAAAAAATTTTGTTAGTTTTAGTAACAGCATTATTTTTAATAGCCTGTGGAAATTCAGAAAAATCTTCAAAAGATTCTGGAAAAATTGAAAAATTAAAAGTTGCTGCCACACCAATTCCTGCTGGAGAAATCTTGAAATTTGTAAAGGATGACTTAAAAAAGGAAGGAATAGAACTTGAAATAGTAGAGTTTAATGACTATGTTCAACCAAATAAAGTGCTACAGTCAAAAGAAGTAGATGCTAATTTATTCCAGCATACTCCATATATGGAAAATTTTGGAAAGAAAAATGGATTTGAGATGACAGCAGTTGGGAAAATATATTTACCTACACTTGCACTTTATTCAAAAAAAATAAAAAATATTAACGAATTAAAAAATGGCGATACAATATTGTTGCCAAATGATCCGACAAATTTGGCTCGTTCATTAATTCTGCTGGATAAAGCTGGAATTATAAAATTAAATAATAACAAGAATGTGGATGCAACATTAAAAGATATTGTAAGCAATCCAAAAAATATAAAATTTGAAGAGCTTTCAGCAGAACAGCTTCCGCCAAGATTACCTGAAGTTGCTGCTTCAATTGTAAATAGCAGTTTTGCATTAAATGCAGGATTGTCATATAAAGAAGACGGACTTGTAAAAGAAGATAAAGATTCACCTTATGCAAATGTCCTTGCAACATTGAAAGGGAACGAAAACGATCCTAGAATTCAGAAATTGTTAAAGGCACTACAAAGTGAAAAAGTAAAAAAATATATGGAAGAAAAATATAAAGATGTAATTGTTCCAGTATTTTAGTAAAAGTTTGTAAAATAAATTATAAATAAAAAATTTTTGGAGGTATTTATGAAAAAAATATTATCACTATTATTAGCAACAGCACTATTTTTAGTAGCTTGTGGAAGTAAAGGAACAGAATCAAAAGGAGGAGCTGCATCAGGAAAAACTGAAAAGTTAGTTGTAGGTGCGACACCAGTTCCTCATGCAGAATTATTAAATTTGGTAAAGGATGACTTGAAAAAAGAAGGGATTGAACTTGAAATAGTTGAATTTAATGACTATGTTCAGCCAAATAAGGCACTTGCAGATAAAAGTATAGATGCAAACTTCTTCCAACATGTTCCATATATGGATGATTTTGGAAAGAAAAATAACATTGGATTGTCAGCAGTTGGAAATATTCATTTGGAGCCAATGGCATTATATTCTAAAAAAATAAAAAATATTAACGACTTAAAAAATGGAGATACCTTAATTATTCCTAACGATCCAACAAATGGAGGACGTTCATTAATTCTGCTTGATAAAGCTGGAGTTATAAAATTAAAAGATAATACAAAATTAGATGCTACACCAGCTGA
Proteins encoded in this window:
- a CDS encoding DUF3829 domain-containing protein, yielding MKLKKYAVIGIMALLVIVGCDNKGNDKNDKDKVKVTSVKRDISTEEIAKYNEYSKLSDVPNSEEWNTFFMEIKKEEFLNETGNIKNISEVPTFTENLDSSINLIGEYIKEITDIMQKSPKMEAIDKNAENLINSLVEEQKVLTEINDYFEKGDYKADKLAKVGELNDKYKVVLQNRQENHKIFANSLHEIAQIINQKIENQLQKDGKTAKLNILKFVNSVNEFGKTAFGKNNLNFDENEVKTLEEANNNVQNAYKAVSEITLENAKKENISESDFKKIKESSKTLSENMQKMVAGVKNQNIQDVVMSASNILSSKTDLENVFNVLMVQR
- a CDS encoding amino acid ABC transporter substrate-binding protein, with product MKKIMLLMIFALSVLMCSVQKDEKEEKANANGIPKKIVIGLDDSFVPMGFKNEKGEIVGFDIDLARAVAQKLGAEVEFKPINWDSKILDLNGGNIDLIWNGLTITEERKKETEMSKPYFTSHQLIVVKKDSSINEKADLTGKNVGSQTESSGEEAVKKSGEDKKFKEFKTYAQYDQAFMDLDAGRVDAIVADEVLAKYTKKTKETQAKKDLYKILSENYGEEEYGIAAKKGNTKLIEAINKAIEELKTDGTYQKIYSKWFKD
- a CDS encoding amino acid ABC transporter permease, whose amino-acid sequence is MNQSLSIFVELLKTLPNVAILYVFTILFSVPLGILGALAYTGKNKTVKFFISVYTWIFRGTPLMLQLMVVYYGIPLMKIGRYKVVLEPYTAATITFIINYAAYLVEIMRSGIESIDKGQHEAAKVLGYSYWQKIIYIILPQAIRRVLPTLGNEAITLIKDTSLIYVLAVTEVMKRTKELANIYYNITPYICAIIIYLVLSFAVDRLFKNIEKRNKVRI
- a CDS encoding amino acid ABC transporter ATP-binding protein, with the translated sequence MVEVKNLKKQYGDNIILKDINLHINRGEVVSLIGPSGSGKSTILRCIVDLESITSGEILIEGNNLTDKNVDKKIKKEILLKTGMVFQTFNLFPHLSVRNNIVKTLKLVKKIDTSEAETIAKKMLDLVGLSDKMNSFPNELSGGQKQRVAIARALALQPDILLFDEPTSALDPELVKEVLDIIRKLKEQKITMLIVSHEMNFVREISDRVVVMEKGKILETGTSQQIFENPSSQRVKEFLNTNS
- a CDS encoding methionine ABC transporter ATP-binding protein — its product is MDGFIKIRNLVKEYKLNNGQELLAVNDVSLDIEQGDIYGIMGLSGAGKSTLIRLLNRLEEPTSGEILVRHEVIDKKKKKSLGYENKNILKFNTRLLREYRKKTGMIFQHFNLLNSKNVADNIAFPLQISGWKKRDIKKRVDELLEIVGLSDKKLNYPEQLSGGQKQRVAIARALANNPQLLLSDEATSALDPRTTNSILELLKDINKKFGITIILITHQMEVIKKICNKAAIMSDGQIIEKGETKEIFLNPKTELAKEFVQNISHEEFRTEEEIKSREENNGKLRLSLKYNEEQVNESYITKIIRKYDVEVNILGGFVDKVGDIIVGNLLIEISANEEKAKDIIEWLKENKIDSEVV
- a CDS encoding methionine ABC transporter permease translates to MAEPLWETIYMVFISTIIALIIGLPIGILLVTSDEKGVKPNKTIHKILDMIIVNITRSIPFIILMVLLIPLSRILVNKSYGSVAFIVPLSLGSAPFVARIIEGALKEVDDGLIEASKSMGATVSEIIFKVMIPEALPALVHGLTLTLISLIGYSAMAGTIGGGGLGNAAVIDGYQRSKPEVMWQATIVIIVLVQIIQFVGNSIVKALMNKRKRT
- a CDS encoding MetQ/NlpA family ABC transporter substrate-binding protein → MKKILLVLVTALFLIACGNSEKSSKDSGKIEKLKVAATPIPAGEILKFVKDDLKKEGIELEIVEFNDYVQPNKVLQSKEVDANLFQHTPYMENFGKKNGFEMTAVGKIYLPTLALYSKKIKNINELKNGDTILLPNDPTNLARSLILLDKAGIIKLNNNKNVDATLKDIVSNPKNIKFEELSAEQLPPRLPEVAASIVNSSFALNAGLSYKEDGLVKEDKDSPYANVLATLKGNENDPRIQKLLKALQSEKVKKYMEEKYKDVIVPVF
- a CDS encoding MetQ/NlpA family ABC transporter substrate-binding protein; protein product: MKKILSLLLATALFLVACGSKGTESKGGAASGKTEKLVVGATPVPHAELLNLVKDDLKKEGIELEIVEFNDYVQPNKALADKSIDANFFQHVPYMDDFGKKNNIGLSAVGNIHLEPMALYSKKIKNINDLKNGDTLIIPNDPTNGGRSLILLDKAGVIKLKDNTKLDATPADIVQNPKNIKIETLSNEQIAPRLSEVAGAIINSNFAIDAGVTKNEIILIEGKDSPYVNIVTVLKGNENDERVKKLVKALQSEKVKKFIEEKYEGRVIPAF